The DNA sequence CCGCCGGCGTATTCGGGTCCGCCGGGGGAGATGAGCCGTGTGAAGCCCGGTCCCAGGGACGAGTAGAAGCCACCGAGTGCCCAGACGGCGACGACGCCGGAGCCGTTGAGCAGGAGAGCGTGGGCGGCCGCCGACGGCAGTGCCAGGTGGGGGCGCATCGACCGCAGTGCTCCGGGACGGCGGCGGACGGTCTCGGGCGTCGAGACAAGGGCGATGGCCTGCGCGGCGAATACGGCCATCAGGACCGCGTACACCGTGATCGTCGGAACGGGGGCGAAGAGCACCATGAGGGTGGCTGCCAGGACGCCGGCCGACATGCCCGCCAGGGGCGCGATGCTGTTGGCCAGAGCGGAGCGGCCGGGCCGGGCGGGGTCTTCCAGGTCGAGGAGAGCCGCACCTGCCGCGCTGGTCGCCGCGCCCGTCGCGATGCCCTGCAGGACGCGGGTGCCGATCAGCGTGGTCAGGTCGCCGGCCGTCGCGAACAGTGCCATGGAAGCGAACTGGACCGCGAGCGCGCCCAGGAGCACGGGACGGCGTCCGACATGGTCGGAAAGGGTTCCGGTCGTCAGCAGCGCGACCAGGAGCGCCAGGGCGTAGGCGCTGAAGACCACGGTGATGTCGAGGGACGACAGCTGCCACTGAGCCTGGTAGTGGGGGTACAGCGGGATCGGCGCGCTGGATGCGGCGAGCAGCGCTATCAGGATCGAGCCGTGCAAGGCGAACGGCAGCCGTCCGGATGGGGAGGTGCGGGGAGGCGCGAGGCCCGCGGGGGCGCTCTGCATGAGGGTCCTTCCCGTGCTAAAAGCGATTGGTTTGCGTTAAGTCACCGTAGGTCCTACGATCGACTAAAGCAAATGATTCGCTTTACGGGGGTCGAGGGTTCTGTACCGGCCCCGGCCCGTCGCGCCGCACAGATCCGGAAGGAAGCCATGACCAGCGAACTCACCCCCCAAGAGGCAGCCCGAGGGGCGCTGCGGGCGGGGCTCTCCCTCGGGGACGGCCGGCACGAGGGAGTGGCCATGACGGCCAACTACATCCACTCCGTGATCAGCACGTTGCGCGAGCTCGATTTCGGCGAGATCCCTCCCGCGTCTTCCTACCGAGCCGGACAGGGGAACGCCGATGCAACCGTTTGAGCTGTCGCTGACCGAAGCCTCCCGAGCGGTGCGCGCACGGGAGCTGTCCCCCGTCGAACTCACCGAATCGGTGCTCGCCCGTATCGCCGCCGTCGAAGGACGGCTGGGCGCCTACGTCACCGTCGCCGCCGACGCGGCCCTGGCCGCAGCGGTCCGCGCCGAACGGGAGATCTCCGTGAGCGGCCCGCGTGGGCCGTTGCATGGGATCCCCATGGCGCTCAAGGATCTGATCGACGCAGAGGGGGTGCCCACCACGGCGAGCTCGCACGTCCGGGCGGGGCACGTGGCGGAACACGACAGCCGGGTGGCCGAACGGCTCGGCGCCGCCGGGGCCGTCCTCCTGGGCAAGACGCACACGCACGAGTTCGCCTACGGCCTGACCACTCCGCAGACGAACAACGCGTGGGACCACAGCCGGGTCGCCGGCGGGTCGAGCGGCGGCTCGGCGGTAGCGGTCGCCGCCGGCGGGGCGACGTTCGCCATGGGCACGGACACGGGCGGTTCCATCCGGGTCCCCGCTGCCCTGAACGGCGTGGTGGGCCTCAAGCCGACCTACGGCCTGGTCCCCCGCACTGGCGTGACCGCGTTGTCCTGGTCCCTGGACCACGTGGGTCCTCTCACCCGCACCGTCCAGGACGCCGCGCTGGTGCTGTCGGCGACCGCCGGCCACGACCCGCGCGACCCGGCGAGCGTGGCAGGCCCCACGCTGGACGGCTTCCCGGGAGGCGACCTGCGAGGGCTGAAGGTCGGCGTACCGCGGAATCACTACTTCGACCGGGTCGCGCCCGAGGTCGAGGAGTCCGTACGCGGCGCGATCGAGCGGCTGGCGGAGCTGGGGGCAGAGCTCGTCGACGTCGAGATCCCGATGGCGCGCTACATCCAGGCCGTTCAGTGGGGGCTTATGGTTCCCGAGGCCACCGCCTACCACGAACGGTCGCTGCGGGCCGCCCCCGACCTGTACGCGGCGGACGTTCGCATCCTGCTGGAGGCCGGCGAACTCACCTCTGCGGGCGACTACCTTCGCGCCCAGCGGGCCCGCACCATGATGCGAGACGCCTGGGCTCGCATGTTCGACGGGATCGACGTCCTCGCCGCACCCACGGTGCCGATGACCGCCGCCGAGGCGGGGCAGGAAGCCGTCGAGTGGGCCGATGGCACGACCGAGGCCGTGTCGGACAGCTACGTCCGCCTCTGTGCCCCGGCCAACATCACCGGCATCCCGGCCCTCAGTCTGCCGGTCGGCCACGACCGCGCCGGGCTGCCGATCGGTATGCAGCTGATGGCGCGCGCCTTCCGCTACGCGACGGTGCTCCGTGTGGGCCGGGTCTACGAGGAGTCGGCGGCCGGTGCGGGGCGGCTTGCTCCCCTGGCCGCCTGAGAGAAGGCGGACGTTCCGGCCGGCCGGCGCGGTCGCGTCGCCGCAGAGGTGTCCGTCGTGCTCGGGCACCCGGACACGCCACCCCGCGGGTCGCCGAGGCCGGCCACCGCCTAGAAGCAACAAAATCGCATTAAGGTGGATCGCATGAGTCCCAAGCCCATGGCCCGCCCCGGCGGGCGCAGCGCACGCGTACAGGAGTCCGTCCATGGGGCGGTACGTGAACTCGTAGGGGAGGTGGGCCGCGACGCGCTCACGGTCCCGATGGTGGCCACGCGGGCGGGCGTGACCCCCTCCACGATCTACCGTCGTTGGGGCGACCTGCAGGAACTCCTGTCCGACGTGGCCGTCGAACGACTGCGTCCGGAAACGGATCCGGCCGACCTCGGAAGCCTGCGGGCGGATCTCGACGCGTGGGCGGAACAGTTCGTCGACGAGATGGCCTCGCCGCCCGGGCGCGCCTACATCCGGGACGCGCTGCTCGGCGACCCCGACGGAACCAATGCCGGTTTGTGTTCGGCGTATGCCGCAGAGCAGATCGACGTCGTGCTGGCCCGTGCGGTGCGGCGGGGGGAGCCGGTGCCCGAGACGGAACTGCTGATCGACCGTGTCGTGGCCCCGATCATGTACCGCATCCTCTTCCGCCCTGGCCGCCTGGACGCCGCATACGCGCGCGAACTCGTGACGAGCGCCGTGTACGCCCAGCGACCAGGACACGGCCCTCGGGCGTGACGCCCGTTCGACGCCCCGGGCGCCGAAGGGTCCTCGGGGGAGCAGAGATGCCCCCTGACCTGGTGTTGTGCGAGATCCGCCCTGCCGGGTCAACTTCCCGATGACGCATTACGGGGAGTGCGCAACTCTCCTTGAGCATCACGGAAAGGCCGTTGACCTGCAGGTTCGGAGGGTGTGCATGGCGTGTGCCATTTCCGAAAGCTGCCAGAGCCGACGGCTACGCGATGCAGCTTTCCGGCGTCGTCTCCTCAGAGTCGACCGAGGAAACGCGAACCTGCTCACCTCGGGATTCTGCCTGCCCGGCCTCGCATGTCCTGCACCGGCCCGAACCGATCGCGCCATACCCAAGCCGGTGGATCCGCGCTGAACTGAGCCGGAACAGGGCCGGCCGTGCCATCCTTTCGGCCTGGCCAGGGCCACGCGGGCGGAGGTGCTGATCAGCCGCATCACCGGCGGGGACCGTAGGTCGAGCGTCCTGGCTGCCGCCGCCTCGGCGGACCCCGGATGCACTGCGGCGCCCCGGGTCCGTCAACGAGGTCTTCCTGGAGGGCGGGAGTGCCGCCCTCCAGGCCGTCGTCGGATCGTCCCTTCGTCTGTGGCAGGTCCCGTCAGGTGAGGGTCCAGCGCTGGTTACTGCCGTTGGAGCACGAGTAGAGCTGGATCAGGGTGCCGTTGGCGGTGCCGGTCCCGACGGCGTCGAGGCAGAGGCCGGACTGGACGCCGACGATGGATCCGTCGGAGTTCACGCGCCACTTCTGGTTGTCGCCGCCCCAGCAGCTGTAGATCTGGACCTTGCTGCCGTTGCTCGTGCCGGCGGCGTCCAGGCATTTGTCGCCGTAGACCCGGAACTCACCCGAGTCGGTGGCCACCCACTGCTGGTTGCTGCTGCCGGCGCAGTCCCACAGGTGGAGCTGGGTGCCGTCGTCGGTGCTGGCGTTGGGTACATCCAGGCAGCGGTTCGAACCGACGCCCTTGATCTGTCCGGCACCCGCCGGGGGCTCAGTGGTGTCGCCGGCGTTGAGTGCGTTGAGGACGGCCGAGTAGGCGGCCTTCTTGCTGCCGTCGTTGTTGAACAGCAGCGGTGTGTGCTCCGGTCGCCAGGAGTCGCTGTCGCGCACACCCCAGACGGTGATGCCGAGGCAGCGCTCGACGGCCAGGCAGTCGTTGGTCACGTTGGCGTAGGTCGTGGGCGAGGCGCCCTGGATGTCCAGCTCGGTGACGGCGACGTCGACGCCGAGGGCGGCGAAGTTCTGCAGTGTGGTACGGAAGTTGCTGTTGTAGGGGCTGCCGCTGTTGAAGTGCGCCTGGAAGCCGACGCAGTCGATCGGCACGCCGCGCTGCTTGAAGTCCCGGACCATGGAGTACATGGCCTGCGTCTTGGCCCAGGTCCAGTTCTCGACGTTGTAGTCGTTGTAGCAGAGCTTGGCGGACGGGTCGGCGGCGCGCGCGGTGCGGAAGGCGACCTCGATCCAGTCGTTGCCGCTGCGCTGCAGGTTGGAGTCGCGTCGGGCGCCCGAACTGCCGTCCGCGAAGGCCTCGTTCACGACGTCCCACTGGACGATCTTGCCCCTGTAGTGGGCCATCACGCCGTTGATGTG is a window from the Streptomyces sp. MMBL 11-1 genome containing:
- a CDS encoding MFS transporter — translated: MQSAPAGLAPPRTSPSGRLPFALHGSILIALLAASSAPIPLYPHYQAQWQLSSLDITVVFSAYALALLVALLTTGTLSDHVGRRPVLLGALAVQFASMALFATAGDLTTLIGTRVLQGIATGAATSAAGAALLDLEDPARPGRSALANSIAPLAGMSAGVLAATLMVLFAPVPTITVYAVLMAVFAAQAIALVSTPETVRRRPGALRSMRPHLALPSAAAHALLLNGSGVVAVWALGGFYSSLGPGFTRLISPGGPEYAGGTVFFTLTAVAVPTVYFTRRMRADVSALLGSWAVIPAAVLTLAALHLAAPVLLFAGVALAGFGFGAVSQGALRAVVDSVPAREKGGTLASYYVLSYLAMSLPAIGAGALTAGLGLRAAAVAYAGGVAVLASVAVATLTASLRSRRRSPSPGTHSRPATSHCTSASPHTPDTPAPEISVLATDNR
- a CDS encoding amidase, coding for MQPFELSLTEASRAVRARELSPVELTESVLARIAAVEGRLGAYVTVAADAALAAAVRAEREISVSGPRGPLHGIPMALKDLIDAEGVPTTASSHVRAGHVAEHDSRVAERLGAAGAVLLGKTHTHEFAYGLTTPQTNNAWDHSRVAGGSSGGSAVAVAAGGATFAMGTDTGGSIRVPAALNGVVGLKPTYGLVPRTGVTALSWSLDHVGPLTRTVQDAALVLSATAGHDPRDPASVAGPTLDGFPGGDLRGLKVGVPRNHYFDRVAPEVEESVRGAIERLAELGAELVDVEIPMARYIQAVQWGLMVPEATAYHERSLRAAPDLYAADVRILLEAGELTSAGDYLRAQRARTMMRDAWARMFDGIDVLAAPTVPMTAAEAGQEAVEWADGTTEAVSDSYVRLCAPANITGIPALSLPVGHDRAGLPIGMQLMARAFRYATVLRVGRVYEESAAGAGRLAPLAA
- a CDS encoding TetR/AcrR family transcriptional regulator; its protein translation is MSPKPMARPGGRSARVQESVHGAVRELVGEVGRDALTVPMVATRAGVTPSTIYRRWGDLQELLSDVAVERLRPETDPADLGSLRADLDAWAEQFVDEMASPPGRAYIRDALLGDPDGTNAGLCSAYAAEQIDVVLARAVRRGEPVPETELLIDRVVAPIMYRILFRPGRLDAAYARELVTSAVYAQRPGHGPRA
- a CDS encoding endo-1,4-beta-xylanase, which codes for MGSYAPPGPVIRRKTRSLLLALVVGVLGVSAALVAPPEAHAAESTLGAAAAQSGRYFGTAIASGRLGDSTYTSIANREFTMVTAENEMKIDATEPQRGQFNFSSADRVYNWAVQNGKEVRGHTLAWHSQQPGWMQSLSGSDLRQAMIGHINGVMAHYRGKIVQWDVVNEAFADGSSGARRDSNLQRSGNDWIEVAFRTARAADPSAKLCYNDYNVENWTWAKTQAMYSMVRDFKQRGVPIDCVGFQAHFNSGSPYNSNFRTTLQNFAALGVDVAVTELDIQGASPTTYANVTNDCLAVERCLGITVWGVRDSDSWRPEHTPLLFNNDGSKKAAYSAVLNALNAGDTTEPPAGAGQIKGVGSNRCLDVPNASTDDGTQLHLWDCAGSSNQQWVATDSGEFRVYGDKCLDAAGTSNGSKVQIYSCWGGDNQKWRVNSDGSIVGVQSGLCLDAVGTGTANGTLIQLYSCSNGSNQRWTLT